From Pseudomonas vanderleydeniana, the proteins below share one genomic window:
- the pyk gene encoding pyruvate kinase, with translation MTPDKKVKILATLGPATRGLDDVRALVEAGVNIFRLNFSHGEHADHARRFEWIREVERQLNYPLGILMDLQGPKLRIGRFAEGKVQLVCGQALRLDLDSTPGDQDRVNLPHPEIIAALEPGMDLLLDDGKLRLRVTAKSAEAVDTIVLNGGELSDRKGVNVPQALLELSPLTRKDRQDLSFGLELGVDWVALSFVQRPEDIREARELIGGQAFLMAKIEKPSAVTHLREIAELSDAIMVARGDLGVEVPAESVPQIQKDIIGTCRQLGRPVVVATQMLESMRFSPAPTRAEVTDVANAVAEGTDAVMLSAETASGDYPLEAVQMMSKIIRQVESGPDYQTQLDVGRPQAQATVSDAISCAIRRISRILPVAALVNYSESGASSLRAARERPAAPILNLTPNVRTARRLSVAWGVHSVVNDRLRQVDEVCSTALEIAQAQGMAQRGDTLLITAGVPFGQPGSTNSLRIETLI, from the coding sequence ATGACGCCTGACAAGAAAGTCAAAATCCTCGCCACCCTCGGCCCCGCCACCCGCGGTCTCGACGACGTCCGCGCCCTGGTGGAGGCCGGCGTGAACATCTTCCGCCTCAATTTCAGCCATGGCGAACACGCCGACCACGCCCGCCGCTTCGAGTGGATCCGCGAGGTCGAACGCCAGCTCAACTACCCGCTGGGCATCCTGATGGACCTGCAGGGGCCGAAACTGCGCATCGGTCGCTTCGCCGAGGGCAAGGTGCAACTGGTCTGCGGCCAGGCACTGCGGCTGGATCTGGACAGTACGCCTGGCGACCAGGATCGGGTCAACCTGCCCCACCCGGAGATCATCGCCGCGCTGGAACCGGGCATGGACCTGCTGCTCGACGATGGCAAGCTGCGCCTGCGGGTGACCGCCAAATCCGCGGAGGCGGTCGACACTATTGTGCTCAACGGCGGCGAACTGTCGGATCGCAAGGGCGTCAACGTGCCGCAGGCCCTGCTCGAGCTGAGCCCGCTGACCCGCAAGGATCGCCAGGACCTCAGCTTCGGCCTGGAGCTGGGCGTGGACTGGGTGGCGCTGTCATTCGTGCAGCGCCCCGAGGACATCCGCGAGGCCCGCGAACTGATCGGCGGCCAGGCGTTCCTGATGGCCAAGATCGAAAAACCCTCGGCGGTCACCCACCTGCGGGAGATCGCCGAGCTGAGCGACGCGATCATGGTTGCCCGCGGCGACTTGGGCGTCGAGGTACCGGCCGAGAGCGTGCCGCAGATCCAGAAGGACATCATCGGTACCTGCCGCCAGCTGGGCCGCCCGGTGGTGGTGGCGACCCAGATGCTCGAGTCCATGCGGTTCTCCCCGGCCCCGACCCGCGCGGAGGTCACCGATGTCGCCAATGCCGTCGCCGAAGGCACCGATGCGGTGATGCTCTCGGCCGAAACGGCCTCCGGCGACTACCCGCTGGAAGCCGTGCAGATGATGAGCAAGATCATCCGCCAGGTGGAAAGCGGGCCGGACTACCAGACCCAACTGGACGTCGGCCGGCCACAGGCGCAAGCCACGGTTTCGGACGCCATCAGTTGTGCGATCCGGCGGATCAGCCGGATCCTGCCGGTGGCGGCACTGGTCAACTACAGCGAGTCCGGTGCCTCCAGCCTGCGGGCGGCGCGGGAACGGCCGGCAGCGCCGATCCTCAACCTCACGCCGAACGTGCGCACGGCACGCCGCCTGAGCGTGGCCTGGGGCGTGCACTCGGTGGTCAACGACCGGCTGCGACAGGTCGACGAAGTCTGCTCGACGGCCCTGGAGATCGCCCAGGCCCAGGGCATGGCGCAGCGTGGCGACACTCTGCTGATCACCGCCGGTGTGCCTTTTGGCCAGCCCGGATCGACCAACTCGCTGCGCATCGAAACCCTGATCTGA